From the Kitasatospora viridis genome, one window contains:
- a CDS encoding SPFH domain-containing protein, producing MLIGIIAAAVAAVIVLIVLFKLCWRVAEPNEALIISGSRHRTEGVGEGLGFRVVTGRGTLVTPGIQAVRKLSLDLNEADLDVECVTSQGIPLQVKGVVIFKVGDDTVSIANAARRFLDQQKFMGQRVHNVFAGHLRSIVGGLTVEEMIRDRERLTGETRAASGSEMEKLGLIIDSLQIQEILDPTGYIKNLAAPHAAAVQRDARIAAAAADREATEAEQESFARKAEATRNSGIQQAGYQAEMDTAAARALQAGPLAEAAARQEVVVQETKVAELEGLRKEQQLQAEVRKPADARAYETRTKADADRDARISAAQAQAKETELKAAAEANRVKIAAVAEAEATKARGLASAEATRATGQAEAASAEAKGLAAAEAARALGLAEAEAIKARAAALAENQEAVVAQQLAENWPEIVRAGADAFGNVEHMVLLNGAEGMGEMFAKALTMGGTGLGLARQLLGSMAPGTGTAAGSAEPVPAAPAKPTAQSIPVQSDPTD from the coding sequence ATGTTGATCGGCATCATCGCGGCGGCCGTCGCCGCCGTCATCGTCCTGATCGTTCTCTTCAAGCTCTGCTGGCGGGTCGCCGAGCCGAACGAGGCACTGATCATCTCCGGGTCCAGGCACCGCACCGAGGGGGTCGGTGAGGGCCTGGGCTTCCGCGTCGTCACCGGTCGCGGAACCCTGGTGACCCCGGGCATCCAGGCCGTCCGCAAGCTCTCGCTGGACCTCAACGAGGCCGACCTGGACGTCGAGTGCGTGACCTCGCAGGGGATCCCGCTGCAGGTCAAGGGCGTGGTGATCTTCAAGGTCGGGGACGACACGGTCTCCATCGCGAACGCCGCCCGCCGGTTCCTGGACCAGCAGAAGTTCATGGGCCAGCGGGTGCACAACGTCTTCGCCGGTCATCTGCGCTCGATCGTCGGCGGTCTGACGGTCGAGGAGATGATCCGCGACCGCGAGCGGCTGACCGGCGAGACCCGGGCCGCCTCCGGCTCCGAGATGGAGAAGCTCGGCCTGATCATCGACTCGCTGCAGATCCAGGAGATCCTGGACCCGACCGGCTACATCAAGAACCTGGCCGCCCCGCACGCCGCCGCCGTCCAGCGCGACGCCCGCATCGCGGCCGCCGCGGCCGACCGGGAGGCCACCGAGGCCGAGCAGGAGTCCTTCGCCCGCAAGGCCGAGGCGACCCGCAACTCCGGCATCCAGCAGGCCGGTTACCAGGCCGAGATGGACACCGCCGCGGCCCGCGCGCTGCAGGCCGGCCCGCTCGCCGAGGCCGCCGCCCGGCAGGAGGTCGTGGTCCAGGAGACCAAGGTCGCCGAGCTGGAGGGTCTGCGCAAGGAGCAGCAGCTGCAGGCCGAGGTGCGCAAGCCGGCCGACGCCCGCGCCTACGAGACCCGCACCAAGGCCGACGCCGACCGCGACGCCCGGATCTCGGCCGCCCAGGCGCAGGCCAAGGAGACCGAGCTGAAGGCCGCGGCCGAGGCCAACCGGGTCAAGATCGCGGCGGTCGCCGAGGCCGAGGCCACCAAGGCCCGCGGTCTGGCCAGCGCCGAGGCCACCCGGGCGACCGGTCAGGCCGAGGCCGCGTCGGCCGAGGCGAAGGGTCTGGCGGCGGCCGAGGCGGCCCGCGCGCTGGGTCTGGCCGAGGCCGAGGCGATCAAGGCCCGGGCCGCGGCGCTGGCCGAGAACCAGGAGGCCGTGGTCGCCCAGCAGCTCGCCGAGAACTGGCCGGAGATCGTCCGGGCCGGCGCCGACGCCTTCGGCAACGTCGAGCACATGGTGCTGCTGAACGGCGCCGAGGGCATGGGCGAGATGTTCGCCAAGGCCCTCACCATGGGCGGCACCGGCCTCGGCCTGGCCCGCCAGCTGCTCGGCTCGATGGCTCCCGGCACCGGCACCGCTGCCGGCTCCGCGGAGCCGGTGCCGGCCGCGCCCGCGAAGCCGACCGCCCAGTCGATCCCGGTCCAGTCGGACCCGACCGACTGA